DNA sequence from the Puntigrus tetrazona isolate hp1 chromosome 2, ASM1883169v1, whole genome shotgun sequence genome:
CATTATTTAAACATGAACTAGACCACACCTGCTGCCAGAGGGCCACTATCCTGCAGTTTAGCTCCAacactaattaaacacacctgaaccagctattCAAAGTGTTCTCAATAGAAAAAGTTTCTCAATCTACTGCCCATAGAGAGTCAATGATCACTATGCTCCCTTACAGGCaatagaaaatttaaaaagacagaaataaaaatgtcagtgaGTTCACTGCCCTGTGTTACATTTTCAGTTGAAAAATGTGCTCTGTCTGAACAACCCCCAACAAACAGATGCTTTTCCTTTAAACAACCTGCAGATATCTAATCGAACTGTCACAGTAAATTTACAGTTATGTTCATTTGCATTGCTAGGCCTTTagtataaaaatgaaagttacATTTAGTTGAATTGAAAGATAAATTCAAacaatttaacattatttaaaaagttgacAGAATTGTATAAGATGTAGAATATTCAGGTAATAAAAGAACGGTCTGTAATCCGAATGCTGCTCTAGATTGAACTCTCCGTTCTACATGTGTTCACCATTACACTGACTTTGGTATTGTTAGGCTCAGCAGTCTGCTCCCTCAGGCTACCATCAGCAAAGACCTCAGACAGCCTCTGTTGTTGCCTGTTCTCATGTTGCTCTATTAGCCAGTAGGCATGTTTGAATAACGTTTGCACAAATACACCCATTCACTTTGTCTCTTCtgttctcctcttctctccaTCAGTGAGGTGTCTAATGGATCCAGTGGCATGAAGCCAGCCAGTAGTATGGGTGGATCTATGCTGTCACTGACCAATAAGACGTCTTCCCTCACCCTCTGCTCTGCCGACCAAGCAGCGAGTAGCTCAGATCTTCAAAAAAATGGTGTCGTTCACTCTTGCTCTTAAGAgtgtattcacacacacaaaatatatacatatacacacacagacaacctCTCCAGAGGTCAATATTCCTTCTCGGAGGGCTTTGAAATGAATCTCTTGACTAATTCAACCAGTTTCAAGAGACAcgagatgtgtttttaatactGACGGCGCTGATATGAGggacacgcatacacacacacacacacacacatacacacacctgcatGCTGCTACATGCATGCACCGACACAAACttctctgttgttttatttagaaaaatgagCAGTATCTGCCGTGATataaattttctttctttttgttctgtgaatgagctttttcttttaatgactTCTCATCGCCTGGAAACCAGGGCATCTGAATAATGCTTACTTTGTTATTTTCCCTATATATCAAGAACGAACAGTCAACCCAAAGCTAGCACAGACAGGACGACGCAAACCAGTGGAATCAAAATCGAGCGCACTATTTTTAGCATCAGGGTTGCTGATTGTGCGGTCGGGGCCCTGTGGAAACGTTCAAGTCCCTGGATCTCTGCAGCCTTGAATATGATCTGACTCACCAGGTTTAAAGTAGCATGGAGAACCTTTTATGAATCCATTTTTATGGACCGTTAACACGGGTCTCCCCACATGACGCTCGACCGTGGCAGTGTATCGCTGTAAGGCAGTTCGAACGGGCTCTGGATGACACAAGGGGGAAGAaagatatatctatatataatcagTTGTCaggttttgtttaatttatggtTTGGCTATATAACTGTTAAGGAATTTGTAAATGTGTTGGTGACACGTGTCTCAAGCATTCTGTTTTATAGAATGCAAACAGATGTCTTGAAAAAATGAGCACttttttccatgttttccaTGAGTGTGTGCTTTTTAGTAGAAGAGGTGCAACACGTCGCTTCCCTTGTGTTCTTCAGAGCTCTGTGGTCGGGATGAGATTTCTTTCGTCTAGCACCACAGTGGTTTCGTAAGATTACAGCCTATTAGGAAATTATTTCATCCGTTTTCCCTAACTTCTGTGAAGTTGCATATTTGGCTCTCCTGGTCGAGTTTGCATATTCGGGTCTCGCCGCTAAATCGCTGCATAGAAGTAACACCAGGGCAGTGGTTTCGACAACGCAGGGTCCCATAGCGCTAAACGATTGCGTTACAGTTTTGACACTCTCAAAAATCTTTTGGTAAAGGAATAGTTCTACCAAAAAGGGAAATTTTGTCATGATTCAGTTGCCCTCACGTAGTTCCGAATGGATATTTTGGAAACATTTgcaatcttcttttgtgtttcacagaagaaagtaagtcattcAGGTTTGAAACGACTTCAGgggaaataaatgatgacacaattttctgaactgtccctttaaataaaatccaGACAGATGTTCATTACAGACGAGCTATTTAATGTCTTATAGGTTTCCTCTTTATAAACTCAGAATTAGTTTGGAACCCATTCTTCAGAGACTATTTAGAATTTCTGCAGAATATGTAATGCGACTCACAAACCGAGGCCTGTTGAGTTTATCCTCCATCAGCCTGCTTTGacgtaaatgtgttttttacacAACATATTCAACGACTGTTTCCGAACGAGGCCCCCGTAACTGAAGAGAACAAGATTATTTGAAGTCTGAAGTCTTCCTATAGTGATGACATTCTTCACGTGTGACATTTTGTTCTAGTCTCTTGAGACCGACTATGATATACAGCTCCAATTTTGGGTGCAACCTCTTAACGTGTAATCTTTTGTGGTTTTTGTGCTATAGCCGTGGTGATATAGTTGATTTCTCTTATTACGATGACTTGTAGTCACGGTCATTATTTGATGTTCTTGCTCGTCAAAGAGCACACGCAAGCCTTTTCAAGCAGTCGCCGAGATTGAAATCGAGCTGTGCCGACACGTAGAGATGACGTCAACCTTACTGTCGAGGTTTAAACTTATCGCGCGATGTCCGTCGCGCTCGCTGAGCAAATTCTTCAGAATGTCGTCTTTCTCCATGCTAAATTGTTGCCTCCTCCCTCTCCTTGACATGGAAATTGAATTCTcgtagtgtttttatttcatgctgtcGAGATCCCATGGACTAGTTGAGGCTTTTGTCTAATTTGAGATGTGCTGTGAAGGATCCGCTTATGATTTAGCTGAGCTTCTTGCTTCCCTGAATCTGGCCTTTGATTGAATTTAGATTTGTTCCACTTTCTCCTGTGGTTCAAGGCTGCTTTGTAGCCGGATAATTCaagttaaattcataaaaacacgCCCAGGTCACATTTCAATATAACATGTATAGGACCATTAAGCACATCTTTGTCTCCCAAATGTTCATATATTCTTAATTCCTGCCGCATTATCAGTATGGCATTTTTATATAGTATGCTTTACtcaattttttaatgcaatgacaaaattttatttaaatctgtgtAATGGTATTCATTTATAGTGGAACTGTACTTTTTCAAGAAACTGtcaatgcaatataaatgtattaaataaaaattaaaatgatttactcccataataataataataataataataatatgaccTGGGCATGTTGTTGTGAGATTTCATGAGATTGACTCAGATGTATGCTAAACTTTCTAGATATTTCTCAGTTCTGTCTCACCTCACCAatccaattttttaaaatacttaaattgaaatatttttctaaattgagGAACAATACACATTATAATAGATTCAGCAAAGTTTTGCGCCGGATGAGTTTTAATCTTGACGTCTCTCATGAGTAGACGTGTTAACGTGGCCAAGCATAGTTACATGGCAAGGCTTGCATACGATTTATgcttattatgaaaatatgaattttccTCTTCCTTGCGGTTATCCCAATTTCCAGAGCTAACGCGCTCCTGCCACCGCTAACATCGGGTTTTCTTTGGTTGCTGTTAGGCACAAGCACTAGCATGGTGAGCTAACCGCTGCTACGACGGGCAAACGTTTAGCCAGTGCTTCGTGTGTTGAGACTTTTTCATTTGGCTTTCACAGAGTGCCCAAAGCTGTACTAATGTAAGCATTCTCGAGTGATGCACTGCCAGgatgctgcttttatttgaatctTTGGATTGTATGGGAATGTGCTatcttgtatttaatatttggcACTTTGCTTGGGTgctgtagaatttttttttttttttttcctgatcaGTGATCTTACTGAGATAATTACTTCTGCGTGGAtaattctttttgtttgttttacaaattaGTGTCAACCATCCACACATAGCAATTTACGGGACAAAGACTCAGTAAGGCTCATTTACAGTTTTGTGCATGAGGTTATTTTTCCTCAAGTGAGAAATTGCAGGATAATGTGATTTTCTTTGAGAATGGGTCTGTTCCTGATGGATGATATTCATTTCTCTGACTGGATCGTGTCTGTTTTGAGCAGACCtgttgaattcatttaaatgaaactcAAATTAACTCATTTTGAACCTTATAACACTGTTATGGCTGTCTTTTTTtgtcgttttgttttattcctaACTTTTTGGGAAATGTAATGGCTTTTTTATGATTACTTCCAAGTTGTCTTGTAAAATCTCTTAAATTAAGGTACAGGCTCAATTTCAACAAGGaaaggttttatatataaatatatattatactccATTAAGGAATGTTTAGAACCATCTTACTCCAATGTGGATGTAGCCATTATTACGCCATTTTATGACTTTGTAAAAGAATTCACTGTGTGAAAATTGGtttgcatttttgtataatacaatctgcttttttgtttgtttaaaaggaGAGAGGGAGGTGAAACTGGATGTTAAGAGgacaagatttaaaaaaataatttaacagaaACCTGTGATATTGAGAAGAAAATGTAACTTGTGTACAACAATGATTCTAAATGAGAGGGATGGAATAAACAATATTGGTAACACTGCTAAAAAGATGTGTGCTGGCAATTTATTTAGTTCCAACAGTGCAGTTTCTGAGAAACTCAAAACACTGAGCATTACATGAGTGTGAAATAAGCATCGCTAAAGATTTCTGTGTTAACCCACAATTTAAAACGTTTCAGAATAATGAGAACGTGTCATAACTGTTAAGAACATCCATCCAGTGTCTTGATCGTGTTTACCTGCGGTTCTGTCACGTTTAAACTTGTTCATCATGTCTGATATGAGAATAAGTGTGACTAGAATTTAGTAAGGAGAGCAAATTTTGTGTAACTAATTGTTACTATTAAGgccataaaaaatattaatctcaCCACCACTGaataccagtttttttttttttttttttagaaggcACATGTGTGACATCAGcagcatgaaaaaaatctaagtttTCCTTCCACTGTGAGTTCAGGACCTGTCACCATCGTAATAACAAACCTCTTGGATTCTGATTGCTAGGTTATCCTTTCCAGATTGGATAAGTGAGATGAATCAGCTTCTGATTGGTGTGTAAATTTCTAATTCGATCCATGTCTTCTGCTGTTAGTGTGAATCCAAAAACCTGTGAAGTAATtaagaaactgaaaatatatatttaaaaacccTGTAATTTAAATACTGAAACTGGTAGTTTGAAATCGTCTTTGAGATCATCCTTCATACCGTCACCTATTAATATCCCATACATAATTACCTTCAGATATAATATCACGTTTGATCATTTTGCAATTGAGCTTCAGGTGGTTTTCCAAGCTCACCTGAACAGGTGGTTTTCTTGGAGATGTGGTCATTCCACATGAGTTGGGTCCCAGCTCACATGTCTCCCATCATGCAGCAAACTCAGCGCTGCCATGTCTGAATCAGCCAAACTGAACCCAAACACCTGAACAGCACAACGTTATGAGTGCAAATTCAAAAAAAGGATGATCTCAAAGAGAAACGATTAACGGCTTCAGTCACGGTGCAAACATTTAAGTTGTATTGTTTACTTCTGTGGATGTGGTTTAGTAAGTGGGGAAAATAAATTTGCGATATGTCTAAATTGCATCATTCAGCTGATTACAGTAAGGTTTGATTAAATTGTataacattgttttcttttgcataaaaatagcaTCTTTAAGACCGAGATGAGAACTTACTTGGCAGTTTTCGTAGACCCTTTCTGGTTTAGTGGACTTTGGAATCGTGACGACTccattctgaaataaaacacaacctaAATAAATGAGTAACATTATAACTGCTGCTtctaagaaagaaaaaaaaaagatatcaaGAGCAAAACTCACAGCTGGAAGATGATCATTGCATTACTGTAATGTGTAACAGATGGGACGTTTAACATATTATGcaattataaagtgttactggaTACTATGTGACTCATAACCCGCTTTCATCTTAGTTTCATATGAAGAGTAAAAGATCTGAAGTTAATAGGAAACAGGCATTTAAGATTTACGGCTTGAGGGCGAGTAGtcgattttcatttttgggggaacTATCCATATCAACAGCTGGTGAGGATCTGAAGAACTGTACCTGGATGCTCCAGCGGATGCATATTTGTGAAGTGCTGCGGCCGTATTTCTGGGCAAGCTCCATGACTGATGGATGAGTGAGAGCTTGACCTTTGGCCAAAGGACAGTAGCCTTCAAAAACAATATTCTCCTTCCGGCAATATTCAACCAGCTCCAGCGGCTGCTGGAAGGGATGAAACTCCACCTGCAAGTAAATCAAACACTTGTTAGCGACTTGTGCGtgttctttttacattttaacaagggagcatttttttgttttaaattagacAAATTACTGACAAATAggcaaaacctaggatagtggcaaaaaaaaatacctgaTTAACATGAGGCACAATTCCAGCATGATCCTTTAACTCGTCTAAGTGATGTATGAGAAAGTTACTCACTCCAATGGCACGACACAGACCTGCAACAAAGGAGAGGGGACGTTACCTACAAACtatcatttctaaattataGAATTAACCTAAAAAAACCACGGACCTTCATCATAAAGCTCCTCCAGAGCTCTCCACGTCTCTGCTCGAACCTCACGACTGGAGACGCCTGGCACCATGCAGTCCGGCCAGTGCATCAGATAGAGGTCTGTGAAAAGAAGTTGATTCCCTTTGGCTGTTTACCAAAACCCGTAGCACCCCTCAAGCCATAAAACTCAAAAAAGTCCTTTACCTAAATAATCAACCCCCAGCCTGGCACAGGAGTCCCTGCAGGCTTGTTTGGCGCTCTGGTAACCGTAATCTCCAGGCCATAGTTTGGTGGTGAGCCAGAGCTCCTCTCTTGGTACTCCACCATCAGCCACGGCTTTCCCCAAAGCCTCCTCACAACCATAACGCTTGGCTGTGTCTATATGCCTTATGCCGCACTCCTGCAGAGCATAGAGCACCGCTTCATGACTGTAACCACCAACATGAGAGGTTCCTGAGGAATAAGAGGACGGTAATTAGTAAATGCTACTTAGATTTAAACACTGAACAGTCGTGCTTTTTGTACGTCACCAATTTCGGCATCACTAACAAAAACCTAGAAGCACGGAAGTGTTCCCAAACACTGCGACTAGCTTGATCTCACCTAAACCCAGAATGGGAATGTTGCGTCCATTGGACAGCGGCACAGTAGGGCAGCTGCTAGGGACCTTCGGCATAGTGCAACCTGCGGCTCATGTGCTCTTCTGGAAACCCTTGTTACATGGCATAAAACGAATGGAGGTATAATCAGTAACCGAACAGATTAAGGCTGGACGGGGTAGTGCTGCGACTACGGCGCATGCGCACATCACGCAGTGGGTCGCTGGCTCTCTACCGCCCTCTGCAGGACAGAACGCGAGTTTCTGTAATATCCAGAAACTACGAATAAAACGGGGATATTTGTTAAAACTACCTCAACCGATATTTTCTCCACTTTAAAGAATACGCCGCGTTAACGAATCGTTCTTTTGAGTCAAATCTTTTAAATGAGCTGGCTGAACTTTGCCGCGAAACTGAAAGAAAGGGGTCATTGTTGACTCGCTGAATTAAAGAAACCGacaataaacacaattaataaaacacaacaacaacagaaacgtCGAAATAGTAAATACAAGATATATATTTCTCCGCCCTCAACCTTCTGAATCGCATTTTGAAGTGGTTCTTTACTAGGAACCGACTCACTGCTGTTCACTATAAGAGGCTCAGTGCGCATGCGCTAGAAAGTAAACTTCCTTCTGGGATCTCATATGATGGGAATACAATGAGGTAGTTGTTGGTTTATCTCGTTTCAGAATGTTAATCTACTCATACGTGTTATTGATTACTAAATGCTTGCGTTAAGTCGTCGCACGCAGCGTTTGCTAGTCTTCCAGCCTTCAAGcattaatcaaaatgtttaaGAGTCGCACATAATAGTTTGCACTACAAACTGTTATGCAGGTATTGGCACGTTACTCTCTGTTCGGTGTGTTTTCTCCGCACTGAACTTTGTATTTGGGGTAATAAGCAACTTTTAACGCACCTGGAACGTTTGGAAATTGAACTTGCAGAGAAATGGTCGGTGAAACTGTCCGAGAGTGCGTTCAGTTATATAGCTAcctataataaaaatgcttatcCCTTAATAAGTTCAACCAGTGAATCCGGACATTGATAATTATGCAGATGTCAATTGACAatgtcaatcaatcatttttatttatatagcgcttttaacaacacaggttgcatcaaagcactgaacagtataaagcagaagaatacaatgacagggatgtataatgacgagagtgaacaatttgttattaaatgcagaggcggtctctaatcaattcgacgataatcactagaagttaagtgtccccaacaaagcaagccagaggcgacagcggcaaggaaccaaaaccccatccatacagaatgaaaaaaaaaaaaaaaaaaaaaccttgggagaaaccagactcggttggggccagttctcctctgagtCTGGGACAACCACGTACCAAGTTTTTGAGTtctaataaagaaagaaaaggaacatGAAGCGTGTTAAACCACCTCTTGTCTTCTCAGGATTCGCTGGTGCTGCTGCAGGTCTTTGGGCCGAGTGCGGACACACTTCATCATCGCCTCTATACTGTTGCTGCTTCTGGCTGGAGTCTCTCTGACCTTCTTACTGCCTAACAATGAGGACGGCAGCATTCTCCGAGAGCTCCGTCAGAGCTCCAACCACTCGGCCCCTCTACTGGACCCCGAGGATAGTTTTACTATTATCATGCAAACCTATAACCGCACTGATATTCTCCTCAAGCTCCTCAACCATTATCAGGCTGTGCCTCGCCTGCAGTGCGTCCTCATAGTGTGGAACAACCCTAGCGAGTCGCCGCCCAGGAAACTGTGGGATGAACTCGGCCCCCACCCGGTGCCTGTCGTCTTTAAAGAGCAGAGCTTCAACAGAATGCGTAATCGCCTGCAGCCTCATCCCGAGATCAGGACTGATGGTGGGTGCGTGATTCTCACATGAACAGGAGGTGATTCGTCAAAATGATTTCTTAACCTAATCACTTTTTTCCATGTAGAGCCAATAACAAAGACTGCACACAGTAAtcaaagaaattattaaaacataaattaaaacacgcagtttttttttaaattcatttaacagGCACAGGACTGATTAACAACActgattgtaaaaaataaaatgtcaaaatatattaaaatgcttatttaaatatagaaagGGAATGGCGATCATGCtcaatgttattatattttaaacaacttcTTGGTGATGAGTAATACAGAGTAGTTTGAAGGATATtgcaaagatgaacaaagatttaaaatgacaatttttattttagggctACACTATGAACTTTATGGTCTTGTATGGTCATCAAATTattcttgttttaaatatgatcatatgctaaatatttgaaatataacaatttagGGGGTGATAATAATTTATGATGGTCTTCTTATTTTGTTCAGGAAAAAATGacacattctgaaaaaaatgtgatggaagaaaataagctttaaaaaattaaaaatgtaaaaaagtagtTTTGTCTTTGACCCAAATGCCacagattatttttgtttgtagtaTGTGGACAGAATGtcgaacaaaacaaacaaaacctgaagtttttttcccatttattctggttaaaccattttttgttttttaactttatgCTATGCaaaattatctaaataaatctaaatgcaCCGTATAAGTCATGTTATGTGtctgaattgcatttttattgtacagtattgttttcattaatacgacaaaaaaaatctaatttgagtTTGGTATTTAATGTTGGtttgaaacaaacatttgagaTCCTTTAAAGGGACCGTTGAATCAAAAATAgaaattctattatttaaagCTCATGTAATTCCAAAACGTTTAGAGCAGtaaagaagacattttaaagaaaggTGGTATCCAAACACTCTTGGTGACCATTGACTTTCCACAGAAGAAACtatcgtgtttttttttggtcattgtagttgtgtttgtctttgagACCGTGCTGATGTTCTCGTCTTTCTTCTGGGCAGCCGTTTTGATGCTAGATGATGACACGTTGGTCAGTGTTCCTGATATCAGCTTTGCCTTTTCTGTCTGGAAGGTGAATAGTAAACCTCATCTGTGCTTTACTTGTGTTTTAAACGCTCTTTCCAAAAACTTCAGAGACACTGAGACCCTaacttatgttttattttgtcgtTATAGCAATTCTCAGATCAGATTGTGGGTTTTGTTCCACGTAAGCATGTGAGCACAGCATCTGGAGTGTACAGCTACGGCAGCTTTGAGCTTCAGGATCCAGGACAAAGGTGGAGGTGACAGGTAAGATGGGGAAGACTGCAGCTTTTCCAGGTTGAATTTATTAATAGGAATAGAATTTAATGCGTGAGGACTTTTGCAATGGCATAGTCAAATATCAAACAAACTTTTATACAGGTCTGCAGTGGTAAATGTGGGTGAATATGtagggagtagaggaaggggctcagcacacagccttgtggtacgccagtgttgagagtgatagtggtggaacagatgtggcctgacctaacatgctgaggtctgttggtcaggaagtccataacccagttgcacagtgaggtgttaatgtccagatctctgagtttggtgattaacttgAGACAGCTCTGGAggtatgaccgtgttgaatgctgaactgaagtcaacaaacagcatctgTGCTCAAtggaagtatttttattgtccaagtgtgtgagcaacagagcagctcccataccagactgtgacacagtgcagtgcgatggagactgcatcctcagtgGTGAGCctcctattgccttgataggcaaaACTGGATGGGGGTCCAGTCCACAatggaaggcagagagtccttcagatgtgacaggacTAGCAGTctcgctcaaagcacttcatgcaaacgatgggtgtgagtgctacagtcggggtgaagagggagtagggtcgtttaggcacactgggctaGAGATAGTGGTTttggcactggcacaatggaggtggatttgaggcATGTTGGCACAGCTGCAtgggcaagggacatgttgaaaatgtcctcgcttgataggcaaactggtggggtccagtgtggaaggcagaataccccagcgagctgctctgcacatgcccgtaGTACGCGGCGTCCAGGATACtgtctggtccagcagcctgGTCAGGACAGCAGCCTAGCGATGGGTGTGAGTGCGCGCGTTGATCTGGCttagtgcagtgtaaacctctgaggaggtgagtgtgatgggtgggtcAGGGGTTGAGCAGGGGTGATCttggtgaccgtttcattattaTCTTGGTGACCCTctcaaagcgagcataaaagtcattaagctcgttcagaaagaagacattaggtgctgtgggggtggagtggttgggcttgtaatcactgatggcctggatgccctgccacatgcgtcgagggtcagagttggaaaagtgctcctctaacttcagcttgtagcagtacttggcctttttgatgcccttcttcagatttgccctggaagtgctataggcctgtgcgtcacctgatctgaagacagtgttgcgtgctttcaacagaaggcgcacctccttgttcatccatggcttctgatttgggtatgtggtgatctctttctgggtagtaacactgtctatggtggtgttgatgtaatccagaacagaggaagtgtagtggtctatatccgtgtgagagccacaggtagcctgggaagcaaacatactccagtctgtgtgttgaaacctgtcctggagtgtggagtGTGGAGGACTTTGATAg
Encoded proteins:
- the zgc:110366 gene encoding uncharacterized oxidoreductase ZK1290.5 isoform X1 — encoded protein: MPKVPSSCPTVPLSNGRNIPILGLGTSHVGGYSHEAVLYALQECGIRHIDTAKRYGCEEALGKAVADGGVPREELWLTTKLWPGDYGYQSAKQACRDSCARLGVDYLDLYLMHWPDCMVPGVSSREVRAETWRALEELYDEGLCRAIGVSNFLIHHLDELKDHAGIVPHVNQVEFHPFQQPLELVEYCRKENIVFEGYCPLAKGQALTHPSVMELAQKYGRSTSQICIRWSIQNGVVTIPKSTKPERVYENCQVFGFSLADSDMAALSLLHDGRHVSWDPTHVE
- the zgc:110366 gene encoding uncharacterized oxidoreductase ZK1290.5 isoform X2 codes for the protein MPKVPSSCPTVPLSNGRNIPILGLGTSHVGGYSHEAVLYALQECGIRHIDTAKRYGCEEALGKAVADGGVPREELWLTTKLWPGDYGYQSAKQACRDSCARLGVDYLDLYLMHWPDCMVPGVSSREVRAETWRALEELYDEGLCRAIGVSNFLIHHLDELKDHAGIVPHVNQVEFHPFQQPLELVEYCRKENIVFEGYCPLAKGQALTHPSVMELAQKYGRSTSQICIRWSIQNGVVTIPKSTKPERVYENCQVFGFTLTAEDMDRIRNLHTNQKLIHLTYPIWKG
- the extl2 gene encoding LOW QUALITY PROTEIN: exostosin-like 2 (The sequence of the model RefSeq protein was modified relative to this genomic sequence to represent the inferred CDS: deleted 1 base in 1 codon); translation: MRIRWCCCRSLGRVRTHFIIASILLLLLAGVSLTFLLPNNEDGSILRELRQSSNHSAPLLDPEDSFTIIMQTYNRTDILLKLLNHYQAVPRLQCVLIVWNNPSESPPRKLWDELGPHPVPVVFKEQSFNRMRNRLQPHPEIRTDAVLMLDDDTLVSVPDISFAFSVWKQFSDQIVGFVPRKHVSTASGVYSYGSFELQDPDKGGGDRYSMVLVGAAFFHRRYLKLFQEQPGEVHALVDRTQNCDDIAMNFAVARHLSQASGLERPSGVFVKPVDMRNLEKEASSGYVGMWHRAEHMLQRSYCLNKLARIYGNMPLRYSNIMISQFGFPSYANHKSRM